The nucleotide window TTCGCTTTTTAGGACAGCTGATTTACAACAAAGGGGGGCTACTTTTGAGAATTGGTGTGAAATAGATGAAAATGAGGGGGCGTAATCAGAAAATTACGCCATTTTGAAAATTGTTAGGACAGGTGTGCGCTTTTTTATCAATTTTTTTCCATATCAGCTGTTTTTTATGTCAGAAAATTTTTTTCACCGCTGATTAATAAGTGAAGAACAAAAGAGAATTTAATCGGAAGGAGGTGGTAGAACAATTAAAAGCACGATCGGGCTTCAATCGATCCGCCCAAAGAAGATCGGGAGTAGAATTGATCTTCAAAAATAAAAATTAAAGGTATTAACTATGAAAACTGTTAAAACAATTCTGGTACGTTCGTGCAAAACACCCGTTTTGCTGGGAATCGGCAAGCAATCTGAAATCATTGAAACGGTGAAGGTGGAGAGAAAATTCGATTTTACTGCGTCTGATCCTGTCTCATGCGTGTTGGCAGGGAGTGATCGCTTCGGCTCCAAATGTACGCTCGTCCTGCTGGAAGAAATTCCAGAGGATGAAAATCTGCGTATGATCGAACTCTCCTGTTGGGCTTCCACTGTTGTCAACACGTTGGTTGATATGAACACAATTGACGACGCTTTGAAACCGGCATTTCTCAAGGAGTGCATTCATGATCTCATTTCTGAAGTGCAGGCATTGCGTGAAGCCGATGAAGAAGCCAGAGAAACCCTGCGCCGATCCACTTCAAAATTGATTGTTCCGCTCAAAGATGCGCGGAACAAGTGCAACGATCCGGAAATTTGCGAGTTGATTGATCAGAAAATAAAAGAAGTGGAAAATGCAGCAGACAAGGATACTGCCAAGCAGATCGCCGATGCCGCCAAAGCGGATAACAGGATCAAACCGTTGTTGCCCGACATCAGAAGAACAGCTCCGGCAGACAATCCGGCTGCCTAAACTGCAATCCTGCCTCCAAGAAGATCAGATGGTCCGACCAAGCCCGCATTGACAACAGGAAGTTATCCGAAGCATCCCGTTTTTCTCCAACCCGGAGAAGCGGGATGTTTTTTGTCCGGAAACAACAGGAAATATTTGGTCCTATTCAGATCAAATAACAAAATGATGAAAATTCCAACGCGTTGGGAAATTTCTACTTCACTTGCCGACTGATTGAAACGCCATTATTCCAGATAGCATACTCTTGGCGAAATGCAAATCATGCTCATCTCTCATTAGCCACAACGGTTCGCCTTTAGTACCGGAACATCCCGTTTTTGCATCCCCTTGACATTTCACGCATCGCTGCTTATATTAAGTTTTATCGAAGAAACAGAAGTATTCTTCCTATCAAAACAAGACATTGTTCTTGCGTGGCACCGTACACAGATATTGGCGTTCACGTTCTTTGCAACAACAGCTTTATCCTGATTTAATCCGGATACACGAACCGTTAACAGCATGGTTCCGAGGAATCGTGCGCGGGGATACCGGTTAATATTTTATTTAAGGAGGCATTATGCCCCAAAGAAACTCAAGAATGGTTTGCCCCGACTGGGCAAAGAGAGAACTGTATGGAGAACCGTACATTACCCGGCAGGAAGTATGCGACTACCTCGGCATCAGCATTTCAACATTGATGAAACTGCGGAAAAACGGCCTGCCTACTTATCAAGTCGGCGGTCAAAAGAGATTCCGGCTTTCAGATGTAAATGAATTTATCAAACAAAACTATCTCGGAGAGTAAGAAAATGGAAAATGTGAAAACAGATAAAAAAGTAACCGGGGCGGTATTCCCCGGCTATATGATCGATGATTTTGAGTATGTTTCATCTATCAGTAATATACACCCTAATTCATTAACTTGCAACGAAATCAAAATCAGTACCGTTCAAACCGGAATGGACCATTTCACACCGACTGCACCAACTGTCGATGAAACAGAAGAGTGGGCCCGAAGAGACTTACAGAATTCCGGAATCGACTGGAATGAATTTTGTTCCTTTGGCGGCAAATTGATTACTTCGGAAGCAGAGTTCCATGAGTATCTTGATTATGAACCGAGCTGTTTGGATGGCAAAGCAGTCGGATGGCTGTTGCCTTTCTATAATCCCAAGAATGGAGAAGAACTCATCGGAGCGGATGGAATGCCGTATTTCCGAATCCGAATGCGATATCCGGCACAAACCTCCGGCGAGAAGCCCGCAAAGTACCTGAGCCGCAAAAATGCGGGACAGCACGCTTTTATTCTTGCAACAGTTCACAAACAGTTGGCACATGATCCCAAAGCACCGCTGATCCTGACCGAAGGAGAAAAGAAAGCATGGTGTGCAACTAATCACGGCATGCCGACCATTGGACTTACGGGCAACTTCGGCTGGTCGCTTTCCGGTACGAAAGAACTTCTGCCTGAATTGGTGGAATATCTTAATAAAGAGCGTCCTGTTTACGTCATCTGGGACAGCGATGCGCGTAACAACCGCATGTTTCAATCGTCAACCCGTCAGCTTGCAACCGCACTCCAACCGCACGGATGCACGTTAAAAGAGATCATCCTTCCGGCACTGCCGAAGAATAAAAAGACCGGGCTTGATGACTATATCATGCAGTTGAACCCTGCCAACTTGTTTGAATCCATTGCCTCGCAAAGCAAGATAGCAGAACCGGATAAACGCAGTATCACCAGCAAAGCCAACGGAGCACTTGGCGGTCGTCTGGTGGTCACCAAAGACATTGCGGACGAGATCGCCAGAGAGTGGCTCGATGATAAGGGTAGAAAACTTCTCGCTTATTACAGGGGGAGCTTCTACGAATACAAGCGTGGTCTTTACACCCGATGTGCCGATGAGGATATGGATGCAAAGATCATGAGTCTCCTGCGTAAAAAAGCTCCGGAAAATGCAACCCCCAACATGCTGAAATCGGTCAAACTGAATTTCACCTCGACAGAACTTTTCTACATCAGCAGCAGAGCAGAAATCCCCTGTGATCGTGATACGGGAGCGTCTCTGCCGCAGATCATCCATCTGCAAAACGGCTACTGGTTCGCAGATCAGATCATTCAGGAGATCAGAGACGGGAAATCTCCGGCATCTTCGTTTAAAGCCAATACTCCGGAAATTTTTGACCAGCTTATTCTGCCTGTGGAATACAAAGCCGATGCCGATTGCCCCAAATTCAAAAAATATCTGGAAGAGGCACTGCCTGATCCGGAAATCCGCCACATGCTGCAATGTCTGATGGGGCTGTCATTGATTCCCGACACGTCGCGCAATGTGATCTTCTTTCTCTATGGCGAAGGCGGTTGCGGCAAGAGTGTATTCATTGAAGTATTGCGCAATCTGGTCGGTGTTGAGAACTGCTGTTGTGTACCGCTGGCAAGATTTACTGACCGTTTCCGGTGCATCGATCTTACAAAGTCACTGTTGAACATCATTGGCGACATGCCGACCGATGACGGTACTACCGCACCGCACAATATTGAAGGCATGATGAAAGATGCCGCTGACGGCGGTTCGATTCCGGTAGAGGAAAAGTTCAAAACACCGTATACGGCAAAAGTGACAGCAAGAAGCATATTTGCCACCAATTCACTGCCTCATTTTACCGATCGCACACAGGCATTACAGGATCGGTTGCGCATCATTCCCTTTATGCAGCGGTTCCGAGGAACAAAAACAGAAAATCCGCATCTGCGTGACGAACTGATCCGGGAAGAACCCTCCGGCATATTCAATTTTGCTTTACAGGGGCTTGCAGAATTGAGTAATCATAGAACAT belongs to Victivallis lenta and includes:
- a CDS encoding helix-turn-helix domain-containing protein, with product MPQRNSRMVCPDWAKRELYGEPYITRQEVCDYLGISISTLMKLRKNGLPTYQVGGQKRFRLSDVNEFIKQNYLGE
- a CDS encoding phage/plasmid primase, P4 family, whose protein sequence is MENVKTDKKVTGAVFPGYMIDDFEYVSSISNIHPNSLTCNEIKISTVQTGMDHFTPTAPTVDETEEWARRDLQNSGIDWNEFCSFGGKLITSEAEFHEYLDYEPSCLDGKAVGWLLPFYNPKNGEELIGADGMPYFRIRMRYPAQTSGEKPAKYLSRKNAGQHAFILATVHKQLAHDPKAPLILTEGEKKAWCATNHGMPTIGLTGNFGWSLSGTKELLPELVEYLNKERPVYVIWDSDARNNRMFQSSTRQLATALQPHGCTLKEIILPALPKNKKTGLDDYIMQLNPANLFESIASQSKIAEPDKRSITSKANGALGGRLVVTKDIADEIAREWLDDKGRKLLAYYRGSFYEYKRGLYTRCADEDMDAKIMSLLRKKAPENATPNMLKSVKLNFTSTELFYISSRAEIPCDRDTGASLPQIIHLQNGYWFADQIIQEIRDGKSPASSFKANTPEIFDQLILPVEYKADADCPKFKKYLEEALPDPEIRHMLQCLMGLSLIPDTSRNVIFFLYGEGGCGKSVFIEVLRNLVGVENCCCVPLARFTDRFRCIDLTKSLLNIIGDMPTDDGTTAPHNIEGMMKDAADGGSIPVEEKFKTPYTAKVTARSIFATNSLPHFTDRTQALQDRLRIIPFMQRFRGTKTENPHLRDELIREEPSGIFNFALQGLAELSNHRTFPEPEVCKKIKMEHFDSCITERAFIKSHVERAKEDYVFKCDLYRAFKAVCQDEGRRPVSAMKFAEELARCFPELREEYISVPPRKAIGWRGIRLVSERDGE